The proteins below are encoded in one region of Salvelinus fontinalis isolate EN_2023a chromosome 10, ASM2944872v1, whole genome shotgun sequence:
- the LOC129863624 gene encoding spectrin alpha chain, non-erythrocytic 1-like isoform X3: MATMEIQDLGQQRLPRETMATTSPQRMDTSGGKVLESADDIQERRQQVLDRYRRFKELSGVRRQKLEDSYRFQFFRRDADELEKWIQEKLQIASDENYKDPTNLQGKLQKHQAFEAEVQANAGAIIKLDETGNLMISEGHFASETIRTRLEELHRLWDLLLQKTKEKGVRLLQAQKLVQYLRECEDALDWICDKEAMATSEELGQDLEHVEVLQKKFEEFQTDLAAHEERVNEVNQLAGKLSQESHPEAELIVRKQEEVNAAWQRLKGLAQQRQGRLFGAAEVQRFNRDVDETISWIKEKEQLMASDDFGRDLASVQALLRKHEGLERDLAALEDKVNTLGGEAERLQQTHPQNASQIHLKRDELITNWEQIRTLAAERHAHLNDSYRLQRYTADFRDLTSWVTEMKALINADELANDVAGAEALLDRHQEHKGEIDAHEDSFKATDEAGQALLNTGHYALEEVKEKLGVLTEEKESLLELWEVRRQQYEQCMDLQLFYRDTEQVDNWMSKQEAFLLNEDLGDSLDSVEALLKKHEDFEKSLSAQEEKITALDEFATKLIQNNHYAKEDVATRRDALLSRRNALHERAQSRRAALEDSFHLQQFFRDSDELKSWINEKMKTATDEAYKDPSNLQGKVQKHQAFEAELSANQSRIDALQKSGQELLDGKHYAADEVSVRMDEVSSQWKKLLEATELKGIKLREANQQQQFNRNVEDIELWLYEVEGHLASDDYGKDLTSVQNLQKKHALLEADVAAHQDRIDGITIQARQFQEAGHFDGDNIKRKQEALVARYDALRDPMAARKQKLSDSLRLQQLFRDVEDEETWVREKEPIAASTNRGKDLIGVQNLLKKHQALQAEIAGHEPRIKAVTQKGEAMVEEGHFAGEEVKVKLGELNGRWDTLKGKAGQRRQDLEDSLQAQQYFADANEAESWMREKEPIVSSPDYGKDEDSAEALLKKHEALMSDLSAYGSSIQALKEQAQSCRQQVAPTDDETGKELVLALYDYQEKSPREVTMKKGDILTLLNSTNKDWWKVEVNDRQGFVPAAYVKKLDPTQSSSRENLLDDQGSIGLRQDQIENQYGTLLELGEKRKDMLGKSCKKFMLFREANELQQWINEKEGALTNEEVGSDLEQVEVLQKKFDDFQKDLKANESRLRDINKVASELESEGLMAEEAHMVQAQEQVMVGSVPGKDDTDSKNASPWKNVRVAVQTTANFNTIKELNNRWRSLQQLAEERSNMLGSAHEVQRFHRDADETKEWIEEKNQALNTENYGHDLASVQALQRKHEGFERDLAALGDKVKSLGETAERLIQSHPEAVDDIQEKCTELNTAWSSLVARADQRKDKLGNSHDLQRFLSDFRDLMSWINGIRSLVSSEELAKDVTGAEALLERHQEHRTEIDARAGTFQAFEQFGQQLLARGHYASPEIQQKLEALDHERADLEKAWVQRRMMLDQCLELQLFNRDCEQAENWMAAREAFLASDDKGDSLDSVEALIKKHEDFDKAINVQEEKIAALQSFADQLVGADHYAKPEIFKRRNEVLDRWRRLKAQMIEKRSKLGESQTLQQFSRDVDEIEAWISEKLQTATDESYKDPTNIQLSKLLSKHQKHQAFEAELHANADRIRGVIDTGNALIQRGACAGSEDAVQSRLGALDEQWQFLVNKSAEKSQKLKEANKQQNFNTGIKDFDFWLSEVEALLASEDYGKDLASVNNLLKKHQLLEADISAHEDRLKDLNGQADSLTASTAFDPTQVKDKRNAVNGRFAKIKSMAAGRRAKLNESHRLHQFFRDLDDEESWIKEKKLLVSSEDYGRDLTGVQNLRKKHKRLEAELGAHEPAIQSVQDTGKKLSDDNTIGQEEIEQRLGQFEEHWTELKDLAAARGQRLEESLEYQQFVANVEEEEAWINEKLNLVGSEDYGDTLAAVQGLLKKHEAFETDFTVHRDRVNDVCSNGDELINKNNHHVDSISAKITSLRGKVSELERAAAMRKAKLDENSAFLQFNWKADVVESWIGEKENSLKTDDYGRDLSSVQTLLTKQETFDAGLQAFQQEGITNITALKDQLLAAKHVQSKAIEARHAALMKRWNQLLDNSQARKKKLLEAQDHFRKVEDLFLTFAKKASAFNSWFENAEEDLTDPVRCNSLEEIRALRDAHEAFRSSLSSAQADFNQLAELDRQIKSYQVVSNPYTWFTMEALEETWRNLQKIIKERELELQKEQRRQEENDKLRQEFAQHANAFHQWLQETRTYLLDGSCMVEESGTLESQLEATKRKHQEIRAMRSQLKKIEDLGAAMEEALILDNKYTEHSTVGLAQQWDQLDQLGMRMQHNLEQQIQARNTTGVTEDALKEFSMMFKHFDKEKSGRLNHQEFKSCLRSLGYDLPMVEEGEPDPEFESILDTVDPNRDGNVSLQEYMAFMISRETENVKSSEEIESAFRALSVDAKPYVTKEELYQNLSKEQADYCISHMKPYLDSKGREMPSAFDFVEFTRSLFVN, from the exons AGAATGGATACCAGTGGTGGGAAAGTGCTGGAGTCTGCCGATGACATCCAGGAGCGTCGGCAGCAGGTGTTAGACCGCTACCGGCGCTTCAAGGAGCTGTCGGGTGTGCGCCGGCAGAAGCTGGAGGACTCCTACCGTTTCCAGTTCTTCCGCCGCGATGCCGATGAGCTGGAGAAGTGGATCCAGGAGAAGCTGCAGATCGCCTCCGATGAGAACTACAAGGACCCCACCAACCTCCAG GGCAAGCTCCAGAAACACCAGGCCTTCGAGGCGGAGGTGCAGGCCAACGCTGGGGCCATCATCAAGCTTGACGAGACTGGCAACCTCATGATCTCCGAGGGTCACTTTGCCTCTGAAACCATCCGc ACTCGTCTGGAGGAGCTGCACCGTCTTTGGGACCTGCTGCTGCAGAAGACCAAGGAGAAAGGTGTTCGTCTGCTGCAGGCCCAGAAGCTGGTGCAGTACCTGCGCGAGTGTGAGGATGCCCTGGACTGGATTTGTGACAAG GAGGCCATGGCCACCTCGGAGGAGCTGGGCCAGGACTTGGAGCATGTGGAGGTGCTCCAGAAGAAGTTTGAGGAGTTCCAGACGGACCTGGCGGCTCACGAGGAGCGTGTGAACGAGGTGAACCAGCTAGCGGGCAAGCTGAGCCAGGAGTCTCACCCCGAGGCGGAGCTCATCGTCCGCAAGCAGGAGGAGGTGAACGCCGCCTGGCAGAGGCTCAAGGGCCTGGCGCAGCAGAGGCAGGGCAGGCTGTTTGGAGCCGCCGAGGTGCAGCGCTTCAACAG GGATGTGGACGAGACCATCAGCTGGATCAAGGAGAAGGAGCAGCTCATGGCGTCCGATGACTTTGGCCGGGACCTGGCCAGCGTTCAGGCCCTGCTGCGCAAGCACGAGGgcctggagagagacctggctgcCCTGGAGGACAAGGTCAACACTCTGGGGGGAGAGGCTGAACGTCTGCAGCAGACCCACCCCCAGAACGCTTCCCAGATCCACCTGAAGAGGGACGAGCTCATCACCAACTGGGAGCAGATCCGCACGCTGGCCGCTGAGCGCCACGCCCACCTCAACGACTCCTACAG GCTGCAGCGCTACACTGCAGACTTCCGTGACCTGACCAGCTGGGTGACGGAGATGAAGGCCCTGATCAATGCTGACGAGCTGGCCAATGACGTGGCCGGAGCCGAGGCTCTCCTCGACCGCCACCAGGAGCACAAG GGTGAGATTGATGCCCATGAGGACAGCTTCAAAGCCACGGACGAAGCCGGTCAGGCCCTGCTCAACACCGGACACTACGCCTTAGAGGAGGTCAAGGAGAAG CTGGGTGTCCTGACTGAAGAGAAGGAGTCTCTGCTGGAGCTGTGGGAGGTGCGCAGGCAGCAGTACGAGCAGTGCATGGACCTGCAGCTCTTCTACAGGGACACAGAGCAGGTCGACAACTGGATGAGCAAGCAAGAG GCTTTCCTTCTGAACGAGGACCTTGGTGACTCTCTGGACAGCGTGGAGGCCTTGCTTAAGAAACACGAGGACTTTGAGAAGTCCCTCAGCGCCCAGGAGGAAAAGATCACT GCCCTGGATGAATTTGCCACCAAACTGATCCAGAACAACCACTATGCCAAGGAGGATGTTGCTACTCGTAGAGATGCT CTGCTGAGCCGCCGCAACGCCCTGCACGAGCGTGCTCAGTCACGCCGCGCCGCTCTGGAGGACTCGTTCCACCTGCAGCAGTTCTTCCGTGACTCGGACGAACTCAAGAGCTGGATCAATGAGAAGATGAAGACGGCCACCGACGAAGCCTACAAG GACCCGTCCAACCTGCAGGGCAAGGTCCAGAAGCACCAGGCCTTCGAGGCGGAGCTGTCAGCCAACCAGAGCCGCATCGATGCTCTGCAGAAGTCTGGCCAGGAGCTCCTAGACGGGAAGCACTACGCCGCCGACGAGGTGTCTGTACGCATGGACGAGGTCAGCTCCCAGTGGAAGAAGCTGCTGGAGGCCACCGAACTCAAAG GCATCAAGCTGCGCGAGGCCAACCAGCAGCAGCAGTTCAACAGAAACGTGGAGGACATTGAGCTGTGGCTGTATGAGGTCGAGGGCCACCTGGCGTCAGATGACTACGGCAAGGATCTGACCAGCGTCCAGAACCTGCAGAAGAAGCACGCCCTGCTGGAGGCTGACGTGGCTGCCCACCAG gaccgCATCGACGGCATCACCATTCAGGCGCGTCAGTTCCAGGAAGCCGGTCACTTTGACGGCGACAACATCAAGCGCAAGCAGGAGGCGCTGGTGGCGCGCTACGATGCCCTCCGCGACCCCATGGCCGCCCGCAAGCAGAAGCTGTCAGACTCCCTGCGGTTGCAGCAGCTCTTCAGGGACGTGGAGGACGAGGAGACCTGGGTCCGGGAGAAGGAGCCAATCGCCGCCTCCACCAACCGGGGAAAAGACCTGATCGGCGTCCAGAACTTGCTGAAGAAGCACCAGGCCCTGCAGGCGGAGATCGCCGGCCATGAGCCCCGCATCAAGGCCGTCACCCAGAAAGGAGAGGCTATGGTGGAGGAAG GCCACTTTGCTGGGGAGGAGGTTAAGGTGAAGCTGGGGGAGCTGAACGGCCGCTGGGACACCCTTAAAGGCAAGGCCGGGCAGCGCAGGCAGGACCTGGAGGACTCACTGCAGGCACAGCAGTACTTCGCCGACGCCAACGAGGCAGAGTCCTGGATGAGGGAGAAAGAGCCCATCGTGAGCAGTCCCGACTACGGCAAGGATGAGGATTCGGCTGAGGCCCTGCTGAAGAAGCACGAAGCCCTGATGTCTGACCTGAGTGCTTATGGCAGCAGCATCCAGGCTTTGAAGGAGCAGGCCCAATCCTGCAGG CAACAAGTTGCGCCCACCGATGATGAGACTGGCAAGGAGCTGGTGCTGGCCCTCTATGACTACCAGGAGAAGAGCCCCCGTGAGGTCACCATGAAGAAGGGAGACATCCTCACCCTGCTCAACAGCAccaacaag GACTGGTGGAAGGTGGAGGTGAATGACCGCCAGGGCTTTGTGCCCGCAGCCTACGTCAAGAAGCTAGACCCCACCCAGTCCTCCTCCAGGGAGAACCTGCTGGACGACCAGGGCAGCATCGGCCTCCGCCAGGACCAGATCGAGAACCA GTACGGCACTCTCCTGGAGCTGGGCGAGAAGCGCAAGGACATGCTAGGAAAGAGCTGCAAGAAGTTCATGCTGTTCCGCGAGGCTAACGAACTGCAGCAGTGGATCAACGAGAAGGAGGGCGCCCTCACCAACGAGGAGGTGGGCTCCGACCTGGAGCAGGTGGAGGTGCTGCAGAAGAAGTTTGACGACTTCCAGAAG GACCTGAAGGCCAACGAGTCTCGTCTGAGGGACATCAACAAGGTGGCATCTGAGCTGGAGTCTGAGGGCCTAATGGCAGAGGAGGCACACATGGTCCAAGCTCAG GAACAAGTAATGGTGGGTTCCGTTCCTGGCAAG GATGATACCGACTCCAAAAATGCTTCACCATGGAAG AATGTACGCGTGGCTGTTCAAACGACAGCTAACTTTAATACTATCAAG GAGCTGAACAACCGCTGGAGGTCCCTGCAGCAGCTGGCTGAGGAGAGAAGCAACATGCTGGGGAGTGCCCATGAGGTGCAAAGGTTCCACAG GGATGCGGATGAGACCAAGGAGTGGATCGAGGAGAAGAACCAGGCCCTGAACACAGAAAACTACGGCCACGACCTAGCTAGCGTTCAGGCTCTGCAGCGCAAACATGAGGGCTTTGAGAGAGACCTGGCCGCCTTGGGAGACAAG GTGAAGTCTCTGGGGGAGACGGCGGAGCGTCTGATCCAGTCCCACCCGGAGGCTGTGGACGACATCCAGGAGAAGTGCACAGAGCTCAACACGGCCTGGAGCAGCCTAGTGGCGCGTGCCGACCAGCGCAAGGACAAGCTGGGCAACTCCCACGACCTGCAGCGCTTCCTCTCCGACTTCAGGGACCTGATGTCCTGGATTAACGGCATCCGAAGCTTGGTCTCCTCAGAGGAACTGGCCAAAGATGTGACCGGGGCTGAGGCCCTGCTGGAGAGACACCAG gAGCACCGTACTGAGATCGACGCCCGTGCGGGCACCTTCCAGGCCTTTGAGCAGTTTGGCCAGCAGCTGTTGGCACGCGGCCACTACGCCAGTCCGGAGATCCAGCAGaagctggaggccctggaccACGAGAGGGCCGACCTGGAGAAGGCCTGGGTCCAGAGACGCATGATGCTCGACCAGTGCCTGGAGCTCCAG ctGTTCAACCGTGACTGTGAGCAGGCTGAGAACTGGATGGCAGCGCGCGAGGCCTTCCTAGCCAGCGACGACAAGGGCGACTCCCTGGACAGCGTGGAGGCCCTCATCAAGAAACACGAGGACTTTGACAAGGCCATCAATGTGCAGGAGGAGAAGATCGCTGCCCTGCAGTCCTTTGCTGACCAGCTGGTCGGCGCTGACCACTACGCCAAGCCTGAGATCTTCAAACGTCGCAACGAAGTCCTGGACAG GTGGCGCCGTCTGAAGGCCCAGATGATTGAGAAGCGTTCCAAGCTGGGCGAGTCCCAGACCCTGCAGCAGTTCAGCCGTGATGTGGATGAGATTGAGGCCTGGATCAGCGAGAAGCTGCAGACGGCCACCGACGAGTCCTACAAGGACCCCACCAACATCCAG TTGTCCAAGCTGCTG AGTAAGCACCAGAAGCACCAGGCCTTTGAGGCGGAGCTGCACGCCAACGCAGACCGCATCCGTGGGGTCATCGACACAGGAAACGCCCTCATCCAGAGAGGGGCCTGCGCCGGCAGTGAGGACGCAGTTCAG TCGCGTCTCGGTGCCCTGGATGAGCAGTGGCAGTTCCTGGTGAACAAGTCAGCAGAGAAGAGCCAGAAGCTCAAGGAAGCCAACAAGCAGCAGAACTTCAACACTGGCATCAAGGACTTTGACTTCTGGCTATCTGAG GTCGAGGCCCTTCTTGCGTCTGAGGACTATGGCAAAGACCTGGCCTCAGTCAACAACCTGCTGAAGAAACACCAGCTTCTGGAAGCCGACATCTCTGCTCATGAG GATCGCCTGAAGGACCTGAACGGCCAGGCCGACAGCCTGACGGCCAGCACAGCCTTCGACCCCACCCAGGTCAAGGACAAGCGCAACGCCGTCAACGGACGCTTCGCCAAGATCAAGAGCATGGCTGCCGGCCGCCGCGCCAAGCTCAACGAGTCTCACCGCCTGCACCAGTTCTTCAGGGACCTGGACGATGAGGAGTCTTGGATAAA AGAAAAGAAATTGCTAGTGAGTTCGGAAGACTATGGacgtgatttgacaggagtgcagAATCTGAGGAAGAAACACAAGAGGCTGGAGGCTGAGCTGGGGGCCCACGAGCCAGCCATCCAGTCTGTGCAGGACACTGGGAAGAAGCTGTCTGATGACAACACCATCGGCCAGGAGGAGATTGAGCAGAGGCTGGGCCAGTTTGAGGAGCACTGGACGGAGCTGAAGGACCTGGCTGCAGCAAG GGGACAGCGGCTGGAGGAGTCGCTGGAATACCAGCAGTTTGTTGCGAATGTTGAAGAGGAGGAAGCCTGGATTAACGAGAAGCTGAATCTGGTGGGAAGCGAAGACTACGGGGATACCCTGGCCGCCGTGCAGGGCCTGTTGAAGAAGCATGAGGCGTTTGAGACTGACTTCACCGTGCACAGGGACAGAGTGAATGATGTGTGTTCCAACGGAGACGAGCTCATCAACAAG AACAACCACCACGTGGACAGCATCTCAGCCAAGATAACGTCCCTGCGGGGCAAGGTGTCTGAGCTGGAGAGGGCCGCTGCCATGAGGAAAGCCAAGCTGGACGAGAACTCTGCCTTCCTGCAGTTCAACTGGAAGGCCGACGTGGTGGAGTCCTGGATCG GTGAGAAGGAGAACAGCCTGAAGACTGATGACTACGGACGAGATCTCTCCTCTGTGCAGACGTTGCTCACTAAGCAG GAGACGTTTGACGCTGGTCTGCAGGCCTTCCAGCAGGAGGGCATAACCAACATCACGGCCCTCAAGGACCAGCTGCTGGCGGCCAAGCACGTCCAGTCCAAGGCCATTGAGGCCCGCCACGCCGCCCTCATGAAGCGCTGGAACCAGCTGCTAGACAACTCACAGGCTCGCAAGAAGAAGCTGCTGGAGGCCCAGGATCACTTCAGGAAG gtggaaGACCTGTTCCTGACCTTTGCCAAGAAGGCATCGGCCTTCAATAGCTGGTTTGAGAATGCAGAGGAGGACCTGACGGACCCGGTGCGCTGCAACTCGCTGGAGGAGATCCGGGCTCTGCGCGATGCCCACGAGGCCTTCCGCTCGTCGCTGAGCTCGGCGCAGGCCGACTTCAACCAGCTGGCTGAGCTGGACCGGCAGATTAAGAGTTACCAGGTGGTGTCCAACCCCTACACCTGGTTCACCATGGAGGCCCTGGAGGAGACCTGGAGAAACCTGCAGAAGATCATCAag GAACGAGAGCTAGAGTTGCAGAAGGAGCAGAGGAGGCAGGAGGAGAACGACAAGCTGCGGCAGGAGTTTGCGCAGCATGCCAACGCATTCCACCAGTGGCTGCAGGAGACCAG GACATATCTTCTGGATGG GTCCTGTATGGTAGAAGAGTCCGGAACCTTGGAATCACAGCTTGAGGCAACCAAG CGTAAGCACCAGGAGATCCGGGCCATGCGCAGCCAGCTGAAGAAGATAGAGGACTTGGGAGCGGCCATGGAGGAAGCATTGATCCTGGACAACAAGTACACAGAACACAGCACGGTGGGCCTGGCCCAGCAGTGGGACCAGCTAGACCAACTAGGCATGAGGATGCAGCACAACCTGGAGCAGCAGATCCAGGCtag GAACACCACTGGAGTGACAGAGGATGCCCTGAAGGAGTTCAGCATGATGTTCAA GCATTTTGACAAAGAGAAGTCTGGCCGTTTAAACCATCAGGAGTTCAAGTCGTGTCTGCGCTCGCTGGGTTACGACCTGCCAATGGTGGAAGAGGGAGAACCAGACCCCGAGTTTGAGTCCATCCTCGACACGGTCGATCCCAACAG ggatGGCAACGTGTCCTTGCAGGAGTACATGGCTTTCATGATCAGCCGCGAAACAGAGAACGTAAAGTCCAGCGAGGAGATTGAGAGCGCCTTCCGAGCCCTCAGCGTCGATGCCAAGCCCTACGTCACCAAGGAGGAGCTCTACCAG AACCTGAGCAAGGAACAGGCAGACTACTGCATCTCGCACATGAAGCCCTACCTAGACAGCAAGGGCCGGGAAATGCCCTCTGCCTTCGACTTTGTTGAATTCACCCGCTCGCTTTTCGTCAACTGA